A region from the Osmerus eperlanus chromosome 11, fOsmEpe2.1, whole genome shotgun sequence genome encodes:
- the stard13b gene encoding stAR-related lipid transfer protein 13 isoform X3 produces MTSKRKSMKLKLRRSFSEQLRDSTSKAWDLLWKNVRERRLAELEAKEACDWLRAAGFPQYAQLFEDSQFPIDISSVKKDHDFLDKDLVEPLCRRLNTLNKCASMKLDLNLPKKKSEDSDEDDVFAISDKWTFEWSSRRWSRLQDIDCLLGPHGAGQGAGDGPALRTTASSESVVTDLSEPEVSSLHSESSGGSCHRGLSTEDSDCSNRTFPNSAAMPDSTSLTLPHLPEDLSHYGSLPDKHGRAGRARAKDFLRRMETLRSRGTLGRGRKTLVISAPVLQQESRALRTQHCVEIINGELGSLEAPPSRGLSSQFQSSSEGSSHSSGSAVSTPSLRERKPHRDKRSGMYLEDVDIFPGSQVKRVAEQNRRNEFRSYEDLVVHIPKDHKPGTFPKALSIESLSPTKRTSINLDTGSMHLDAQLPPSHKEARPLTQCFPRGSRLSVYDNVPGSHLYASTGDLMDLEKEDLFPHLDDILQHVNGLQQIVDHWSKNILPAGEGLSLRREDGEDTGGLQSSSHITLDFEVNSGLEGHVMPSEGDRDGTSLNEADPTGLLERRDSGVGASLTRPSRLRWPSFQISNRLSHSVASLQITNQSAGQLSLLQKFSLLRLTATMEKYSMSNKHGWTWSVPKFIKRMKVPDYKDKNVFGVPLMVHVQRSGQPLPLSLQQALRYLRSQCLDQVGLFRKSGVKSRILALRQMNESSSDNVSYEDQSAYDVADMVKQFFRDLPEPLLTSKLGETFLHIYQYVPKDQRLQAIQAAIMLMSDENREVLQTLLCFLSDVTSNVEENQMTPMNIAVCLAPSLFHLNILKMDNISPRAMQKKYATGRPDQKDLNENLAATQGLAHMIVECNRLFEIPHEMVTQSRNSYVEAELQAPTMEELFRQLEDDDGTYQTHMEIRLHNLLKEAREKSKHWVSCPSTDNTELYYKKVGDGSPLRRWRVCVEVEAPPSVVLNRVVRERHLWDVDLLQWKVRDTLDKQTEVFQYVLNRMAPHPSRDFVVLRTWRTDLPKGTCSLLSVSIEHEDCPPVGGVRGVVLESSYLLEPCGSGKSRLTHICRVDLKGRTPEWYNKVFGHLCAAEAARIRNSFQPLTAQGPETTI; encoded by the exons AACTCGAAGCTAAGGAAGCATGTGATTGGCTGCGGGCAGCAGGATTCCCTCAATACGCCCAGCTGTTTGAAG ACTCTCAGTTTCCCATTGACATCTCTTCCGTGAAGAAGGATCATGACTTCCTGGACAAAGATCTTGTGGAACCCCTCTGCAG GCGCCTCAATACTTTGAACAAGTGTGCCTCTATGAAACTTGACCTAAACCTTCCTAAGAAGAAA AGTGAAGACTCAGATGAGGACGACGTCTTTGCTATCAGTGACAAATGGACCTTTGAGTGGAGCAGCCGACGTTGGTCTAGGCTTCAGGACATCGACTGTCTGCTGGGTCCGCATGGAGCGGGCCAGGGTGCCGGGGATGGTCCGGCTCTGAGGACCACTGCCAGCAGTGAGAGTGTTGTGACGGACCTGAGTGAGCCGGAGGTGTCGTCCCTCCACAGTGAGAGCAGCGGGGGCAGCTGCCACAGGGGCCTCAGCACCGAGGACTCGGACTGCTCCAACCGCACCTTCCCCAACTCTGCTGCCATGCCTGACTCCACCTCTCTCACGCTGCCCCACCTCCCCGAGGACCTCTCCCACTATGGCTCTCTGCCCGACAAGCACGGCCGCGCTGGCCGCGCGCGGGCCAAAGATTTCTTACGGCGCATGGAGACGCTGCGCTCGCGGGGTACGCTGGGGAGAGGCCGCAAGACGCTGGTGATCAGTGCCCCGGTGCTACAGCAGGAGTCGCGGGCGCTGAGGACGCAGCACTGTGTAGAGATCATCAACGGAGAACTGGGCTCCCTGGAGGCCCCCCCCAGCCGAGGCCTGTCCTCCCAGTTCCAGTCCAGCAGTGAGGGCAGCAGCCACTCCAGTGGCAGTGCCGTCAGCACCCCCAGCCTGAGGGAGCGCAAGCCCCACAGGGACAAGCGCAGCGGCATGTACCTGGAGGACGTGGACATCTTCCCCGGCAGCCAGGTGAAGAGGGTGGCTGAGCAGAACCGCAGGAATGAGTTCCGTTCCTATGAAGACCTGGTCGTCCACATCCCCAAAGACCACAAGCCAGGCACCTTTCCAAAAGCACTATCCATAGAGAGCTTGTCCCCCACCAAGAGGACCTCCATCAACTTGGACACAGGCAGCATGCACCTGGACGCACAACTGCCCCCCAGCCATAAGGAGGCCAGGCCCTTGACCCAGTGTTTCCCCAGGGGCAGCCGCCTCAGCGTGTACGACAACGTCCCTGGCTCCCACCTGTACGCCAGCACCGGCGACCTGATGGACCTGGAGAAAGAGGACCTGTTCCCCCATCTGGACGACATTCTGCAGCATGTTAACGGTCTGCAGCAGATTGTAGACCACTGGTCGAAGAATATACTGCCCGCAGGAGAGGGGCTGTCGCTGAGACGAGAGGACGGGGAGGATACCGGGGGCCTGCAGTCATCCAGCCACATCACTTTAGACTTTGAGGTAAATTCGGGCCTGGAGGGCCATGTGATGCCCAGCGAGGGAGACAGGGACGGGACGTCCCTCAACGAGGCAGACCCCACTGGgctcctggagaggagggactCGGGGGTTGGGGCTTCCCTCACCAGGCCTAGTCG CTTGAGATGGCCCAGCTTCCAGATATCCAACCGCCTCAGTCATTCAGTAGCCTCTCTGCAGATCACCAACCAATCAGCAGGCCAGCTGAGTCTGCTGCAGAAGTTTTCCTTGCTGCGACTCACTGCCACCATGGAGAAGTACTCCATGTCGAACAAGCATGGCTGGACCTG GTCAGTGCCAAAGTTTATCAAGAGAATGAAAGTGCCAGACTACAAGGACAAGAATGTGTTTGGCGTTCCCTTGATGGTGCACGTGCAACGTTCCGGCCAGCCTCTTCCCCTCAGCCTGCAGCAGGCCCTGCGTTACCTGAGGAGCCAATGCCTGGACCAG GTGGGTCTTTTCCGTAAGTCAGGGGTGAAGTCTCGTATTCTGGCACTGCGGCAGATGAATGAGAGCTCTTCAGACAACGTGAGCTATGAGGACCAATCAGCTTATGATGTAGCAGATATGGTGAAGCAGTTCTTCAGAGATCTACCAGAGCCTCTTCTCACCAGCAAGCTGGGAGAGACCTTCCTCCACATTTACCAGT ATGTGCCTAAGGATCAGAGATTGCAGGCCATCCAGGCAGCCATTATGCTCATGTCAGACGAGAACAGAGAGGTGCTGCAGACACTGCTCTGCTTCCTAAGTGATGTCACGTCCAATGTGGAGGAGAACCAGATGACCCCTATGAACATCGCAGTGTGTctggccccctccctcttccacctCAACATCCTGAAGATGGACAACATCTCCCCCAG GGCCATGCAGAAGAAGTACGCCACGGGCCGGCCCGACCAGAAGGATCTGAATGAGAACCTGGCGGCAACACAGGGCCTTGCTCACATGATCGTAGAGTGCAACCGCCTGTTTGAG ATCCCTCATGAGATGGTGACCCAGTCGAGGAACTCCTacgtggaagctgaactgcaggCCCCAACAATGGAGGAGCTGTTCAGGCAGTTGGAGGATGACGATGGGACCTATCAAACACACATGGAGATCAGACTGCACAACCTGCTCAAAGAGGCCAGAGAGAAATCTAAACACTGGGTGTCCTGCCCCAGTACTGACAACACTGAGCTCTACTATAAGAAG GTAGGTGATGGGAGCCCTCTGCGGCGATGGcgcgtgtgtgttgaggtggagGCTCCGCCCTCTGTGGTGCTGAACCGTGTGGTGCGAGAGCGCCACTTGTGGGACGTGGATCTGCTGCAGTGGAAGGTCCGTGACACGctggacaaacagacagaggtgTTCCAATATGTCCTCAACCGCATGGCTCCTCACCCAAGCAGGGATTTTGTTGTCCTCAG GACTTGGAGGACAGACTTGCCCAAAGGCACGTGTTCCCTGTTGTCTGTGTCCATTGAGCATGAGGACTGTCCTCCTGTTGGTGGGGTACGAGGTGTGGTCCTGGAATCCAGCTACCTTCTGGAGCCTTGTGGCTCCGGGAagtccagactcacacacatctgcagaGTGGACCTAAA AGGGAGAACTCCAGAGTGGTATAATAAAGTGTTTGGTCACCTTTGTGCTGCTGAAGCTGCTCGAATCCGCAACTCCTTCCAGCCCCTGACTGCCCAAGGCCCTGAGACCACCATCTGA
- the stard13b gene encoding stAR-related lipid transfer protein 13 isoform X4 — protein MMKISKLEAKEACDWLRAAGFPQYAQLFEDSQFPIDISSVKKDHDFLDKDLVEPLCRRLNTLNKCASMKLDLNLPKKKSEDSDEDDVFAISDKWTFEWSSRRWSRLQDIDCLLGPHGAGQGAGDGPALRTTASSESVVTDLSEPEVSSLHSESSGGSCHRGLSTEDSDCSNRTFPNSAAMPDSTSLTLPHLPEDLSHYGSLPDKHGRAGRARAKDFLRRMETLRSRGTLGRGRKTLVISAPVLQQESRALRTQHCVEIINGELGSLEAPPSRGLSSQFQSSSEGSSHSSGSAVSTPSLRERKPHRDKRSGMYLEDVDIFPGSQVKRVAEQNRRNEFRSYEDLVVHIPKDHKPGTFPKALSIESLSPTKRTSINLDTGSMHLDAQLPPSHKEARPLTQCFPRGSRLSVYDNVPGSHLYASTGDLMDLEKEDLFPHLDDILQHVNGLQQIVDHWSKNILPAGEGLSLRREDGEDTGGLQSSSHITLDFEVNSGLEGHVMPSEGDRDGTSLNEADPTGLLERRDSGVGASLTRPSRLRWPSFQISNRLSHSVASLQITNQSAGQLSLLQKFSLLRLTATMEKYSMSNKHGWTWSVPKFIKRMKVPDYKDKNVFGVPLMVHVQRSGQPLPLSLQQALRYLRSQCLDQVGLFRKSGVKSRILALRQMNESSSDNVSYEDQSAYDVADMVKQFFRDLPEPLLTSKLGETFLHIYQYVPKDQRLQAIQAAIMLMSDENREVLQTLLCFLSDVTSNVEENQMTPMNIAVCLAPSLFHLNILKMDNISPRAMQKKYATGRPDQKDLNENLAATQGLAHMIVECNRLFEIPHEMVTQSRNSYVEAELQAPTMEELFRQLEDDDGTYQTHMEIRLHNLLKEAREKSKHWVSCPSTDNTELYYKKVGDGSPLRRWRVCVEVEAPPSVVLNRVVRERHLWDVDLLQWKVRDTLDKQTEVFQYVLNRMAPHPSRDFVVLRTWRTDLPKGTCSLLSVSIEHEDCPPVGGVRGVVLESSYLLEPCGSGKSRLTHICRVDLKGRTPEWYNKVFGHLCAAEAARIRNSFQPLTAQGPETTI, from the exons ATGATGAAAATATCCA AACTCGAAGCTAAGGAAGCATGTGATTGGCTGCGGGCAGCAGGATTCCCTCAATACGCCCAGCTGTTTGAAG ACTCTCAGTTTCCCATTGACATCTCTTCCGTGAAGAAGGATCATGACTTCCTGGACAAAGATCTTGTGGAACCCCTCTGCAG GCGCCTCAATACTTTGAACAAGTGTGCCTCTATGAAACTTGACCTAAACCTTCCTAAGAAGAAA AGTGAAGACTCAGATGAGGACGACGTCTTTGCTATCAGTGACAAATGGACCTTTGAGTGGAGCAGCCGACGTTGGTCTAGGCTTCAGGACATCGACTGTCTGCTGGGTCCGCATGGAGCGGGCCAGGGTGCCGGGGATGGTCCGGCTCTGAGGACCACTGCCAGCAGTGAGAGTGTTGTGACGGACCTGAGTGAGCCGGAGGTGTCGTCCCTCCACAGTGAGAGCAGCGGGGGCAGCTGCCACAGGGGCCTCAGCACCGAGGACTCGGACTGCTCCAACCGCACCTTCCCCAACTCTGCTGCCATGCCTGACTCCACCTCTCTCACGCTGCCCCACCTCCCCGAGGACCTCTCCCACTATGGCTCTCTGCCCGACAAGCACGGCCGCGCTGGCCGCGCGCGGGCCAAAGATTTCTTACGGCGCATGGAGACGCTGCGCTCGCGGGGTACGCTGGGGAGAGGCCGCAAGACGCTGGTGATCAGTGCCCCGGTGCTACAGCAGGAGTCGCGGGCGCTGAGGACGCAGCACTGTGTAGAGATCATCAACGGAGAACTGGGCTCCCTGGAGGCCCCCCCCAGCCGAGGCCTGTCCTCCCAGTTCCAGTCCAGCAGTGAGGGCAGCAGCCACTCCAGTGGCAGTGCCGTCAGCACCCCCAGCCTGAGGGAGCGCAAGCCCCACAGGGACAAGCGCAGCGGCATGTACCTGGAGGACGTGGACATCTTCCCCGGCAGCCAGGTGAAGAGGGTGGCTGAGCAGAACCGCAGGAATGAGTTCCGTTCCTATGAAGACCTGGTCGTCCACATCCCCAAAGACCACAAGCCAGGCACCTTTCCAAAAGCACTATCCATAGAGAGCTTGTCCCCCACCAAGAGGACCTCCATCAACTTGGACACAGGCAGCATGCACCTGGACGCACAACTGCCCCCCAGCCATAAGGAGGCCAGGCCCTTGACCCAGTGTTTCCCCAGGGGCAGCCGCCTCAGCGTGTACGACAACGTCCCTGGCTCCCACCTGTACGCCAGCACCGGCGACCTGATGGACCTGGAGAAAGAGGACCTGTTCCCCCATCTGGACGACATTCTGCAGCATGTTAACGGTCTGCAGCAGATTGTAGACCACTGGTCGAAGAATATACTGCCCGCAGGAGAGGGGCTGTCGCTGAGACGAGAGGACGGGGAGGATACCGGGGGCCTGCAGTCATCCAGCCACATCACTTTAGACTTTGAGGTAAATTCGGGCCTGGAGGGCCATGTGATGCCCAGCGAGGGAGACAGGGACGGGACGTCCCTCAACGAGGCAGACCCCACTGGgctcctggagaggagggactCGGGGGTTGGGGCTTCCCTCACCAGGCCTAGTCG CTTGAGATGGCCCAGCTTCCAGATATCCAACCGCCTCAGTCATTCAGTAGCCTCTCTGCAGATCACCAACCAATCAGCAGGCCAGCTGAGTCTGCTGCAGAAGTTTTCCTTGCTGCGACTCACTGCCACCATGGAGAAGTACTCCATGTCGAACAAGCATGGCTGGACCTG GTCAGTGCCAAAGTTTATCAAGAGAATGAAAGTGCCAGACTACAAGGACAAGAATGTGTTTGGCGTTCCCTTGATGGTGCACGTGCAACGTTCCGGCCAGCCTCTTCCCCTCAGCCTGCAGCAGGCCCTGCGTTACCTGAGGAGCCAATGCCTGGACCAG GTGGGTCTTTTCCGTAAGTCAGGGGTGAAGTCTCGTATTCTGGCACTGCGGCAGATGAATGAGAGCTCTTCAGACAACGTGAGCTATGAGGACCAATCAGCTTATGATGTAGCAGATATGGTGAAGCAGTTCTTCAGAGATCTACCAGAGCCTCTTCTCACCAGCAAGCTGGGAGAGACCTTCCTCCACATTTACCAGT ATGTGCCTAAGGATCAGAGATTGCAGGCCATCCAGGCAGCCATTATGCTCATGTCAGACGAGAACAGAGAGGTGCTGCAGACACTGCTCTGCTTCCTAAGTGATGTCACGTCCAATGTGGAGGAGAACCAGATGACCCCTATGAACATCGCAGTGTGTctggccccctccctcttccacctCAACATCCTGAAGATGGACAACATCTCCCCCAG GGCCATGCAGAAGAAGTACGCCACGGGCCGGCCCGACCAGAAGGATCTGAATGAGAACCTGGCGGCAACACAGGGCCTTGCTCACATGATCGTAGAGTGCAACCGCCTGTTTGAG ATCCCTCATGAGATGGTGACCCAGTCGAGGAACTCCTacgtggaagctgaactgcaggCCCCAACAATGGAGGAGCTGTTCAGGCAGTTGGAGGATGACGATGGGACCTATCAAACACACATGGAGATCAGACTGCACAACCTGCTCAAAGAGGCCAGAGAGAAATCTAAACACTGGGTGTCCTGCCCCAGTACTGACAACACTGAGCTCTACTATAAGAAG GTAGGTGATGGGAGCCCTCTGCGGCGATGGcgcgtgtgtgttgaggtggagGCTCCGCCCTCTGTGGTGCTGAACCGTGTGGTGCGAGAGCGCCACTTGTGGGACGTGGATCTGCTGCAGTGGAAGGTCCGTGACACGctggacaaacagacagaggtgTTCCAATATGTCCTCAACCGCATGGCTCCTCACCCAAGCAGGGATTTTGTTGTCCTCAG GACTTGGAGGACAGACTTGCCCAAAGGCACGTGTTCCCTGTTGTCTGTGTCCATTGAGCATGAGGACTGTCCTCCTGTTGGTGGGGTACGAGGTGTGGTCCTGGAATCCAGCTACCTTCTGGAGCCTTGTGGCTCCGGGAagtccagactcacacacatctgcagaGTGGACCTAAA AGGGAGAACTCCAGAGTGGTATAATAAAGTGTTTGGTCACCTTTGTGCTGCTGAAGCTGCTCGAATCCGCAACTCCTTCCAGCCCCTGACTGCCCAAGGCCCTGAGACCACCATCTGA
- the stard13b gene encoding stAR-related lipid transfer protein 13 isoform X2 codes for MWREPNVVAMYRQLPEASECLGSMTPETQDIYLRLDHTRRRSGYRLGRIIARQQLLKRIAGELEAKEACDWLRAAGFPQYAQLFEDSQFPIDISSVKKDHDFLDKDLVEPLCRRLNTLNKCASMKLDLNLPKKKSEDSDEDDVFAISDKWTFEWSSRRWSRLQDIDCLLGPHGAGQGAGDGPALRTTASSESVVTDLSEPEVSSLHSESSGGSCHRGLSTEDSDCSNRTFPNSAAMPDSTSLTLPHLPEDLSHYGSLPDKHGRAGRARAKDFLRRMETLRSRGTLGRGRKTLVISAPVLQQESRALRTQHCVEIINGELGSLEAPPSRGLSSQFQSSSEGSSHSSGSAVSTPSLRERKPHRDKRSGMYLEDVDIFPGSQVKRVAEQNRRNEFRSYEDLVVHIPKDHKPGTFPKALSIESLSPTKRTSINLDTGSMHLDAQLPPSHKEARPLTQCFPRGSRLSVYDNVPGSHLYASTGDLMDLEKEDLFPHLDDILQHVNGLQQIVDHWSKNILPAGEGLSLRREDGEDTGGLQSSSHITLDFEVNSGLEGHVMPSEGDRDGTSLNEADPTGLLERRDSGVGASLTRPSRLRWPSFQISNRLSHSVASLQITNQSAGQLSLLQKFSLLRLTATMEKYSMSNKHGWTWSVPKFIKRMKVPDYKDKNVFGVPLMVHVQRSGQPLPLSLQQALRYLRSQCLDQVGLFRKSGVKSRILALRQMNESSSDNVSYEDQSAYDVADMVKQFFRDLPEPLLTSKLGETFLHIYQYVPKDQRLQAIQAAIMLMSDENREVLQTLLCFLSDVTSNVEENQMTPMNIAVCLAPSLFHLNILKMDNISPRAMQKKYATGRPDQKDLNENLAATQGLAHMIVECNRLFEIPHEMVTQSRNSYVEAELQAPTMEELFRQLEDDDGTYQTHMEIRLHNLLKEAREKSKHWVSCPSTDNTELYYKKVGDGSPLRRWRVCVEVEAPPSVVLNRVVRERHLWDVDLLQWKVRDTLDKQTEVFQYVLNRMAPHPSRDFVVLRTWRTDLPKGTCSLLSVSIEHEDCPPVGGVRGVVLESSYLLEPCGSGKSRLTHICRVDLKGRTPEWYNKVFGHLCAAEAARIRNSFQPLTAQGPETTI; via the exons AACTCGAAGCTAAGGAAGCATGTGATTGGCTGCGGGCAGCAGGATTCCCTCAATACGCCCAGCTGTTTGAAG ACTCTCAGTTTCCCATTGACATCTCTTCCGTGAAGAAGGATCATGACTTCCTGGACAAAGATCTTGTGGAACCCCTCTGCAG GCGCCTCAATACTTTGAACAAGTGTGCCTCTATGAAACTTGACCTAAACCTTCCTAAGAAGAAA AGTGAAGACTCAGATGAGGACGACGTCTTTGCTATCAGTGACAAATGGACCTTTGAGTGGAGCAGCCGACGTTGGTCTAGGCTTCAGGACATCGACTGTCTGCTGGGTCCGCATGGAGCGGGCCAGGGTGCCGGGGATGGTCCGGCTCTGAGGACCACTGCCAGCAGTGAGAGTGTTGTGACGGACCTGAGTGAGCCGGAGGTGTCGTCCCTCCACAGTGAGAGCAGCGGGGGCAGCTGCCACAGGGGCCTCAGCACCGAGGACTCGGACTGCTCCAACCGCACCTTCCCCAACTCTGCTGCCATGCCTGACTCCACCTCTCTCACGCTGCCCCACCTCCCCGAGGACCTCTCCCACTATGGCTCTCTGCCCGACAAGCACGGCCGCGCTGGCCGCGCGCGGGCCAAAGATTTCTTACGGCGCATGGAGACGCTGCGCTCGCGGGGTACGCTGGGGAGAGGCCGCAAGACGCTGGTGATCAGTGCCCCGGTGCTACAGCAGGAGTCGCGGGCGCTGAGGACGCAGCACTGTGTAGAGATCATCAACGGAGAACTGGGCTCCCTGGAGGCCCCCCCCAGCCGAGGCCTGTCCTCCCAGTTCCAGTCCAGCAGTGAGGGCAGCAGCCACTCCAGTGGCAGTGCCGTCAGCACCCCCAGCCTGAGGGAGCGCAAGCCCCACAGGGACAAGCGCAGCGGCATGTACCTGGAGGACGTGGACATCTTCCCCGGCAGCCAGGTGAAGAGGGTGGCTGAGCAGAACCGCAGGAATGAGTTCCGTTCCTATGAAGACCTGGTCGTCCACATCCCCAAAGACCACAAGCCAGGCACCTTTCCAAAAGCACTATCCATAGAGAGCTTGTCCCCCACCAAGAGGACCTCCATCAACTTGGACACAGGCAGCATGCACCTGGACGCACAACTGCCCCCCAGCCATAAGGAGGCCAGGCCCTTGACCCAGTGTTTCCCCAGGGGCAGCCGCCTCAGCGTGTACGACAACGTCCCTGGCTCCCACCTGTACGCCAGCACCGGCGACCTGATGGACCTGGAGAAAGAGGACCTGTTCCCCCATCTGGACGACATTCTGCAGCATGTTAACGGTCTGCAGCAGATTGTAGACCACTGGTCGAAGAATATACTGCCCGCAGGAGAGGGGCTGTCGCTGAGACGAGAGGACGGGGAGGATACCGGGGGCCTGCAGTCATCCAGCCACATCACTTTAGACTTTGAGGTAAATTCGGGCCTGGAGGGCCATGTGATGCCCAGCGAGGGAGACAGGGACGGGACGTCCCTCAACGAGGCAGACCCCACTGGgctcctggagaggagggactCGGGGGTTGGGGCTTCCCTCACCAGGCCTAGTCG CTTGAGATGGCCCAGCTTCCAGATATCCAACCGCCTCAGTCATTCAGTAGCCTCTCTGCAGATCACCAACCAATCAGCAGGCCAGCTGAGTCTGCTGCAGAAGTTTTCCTTGCTGCGACTCACTGCCACCATGGAGAAGTACTCCATGTCGAACAAGCATGGCTGGACCTG GTCAGTGCCAAAGTTTATCAAGAGAATGAAAGTGCCAGACTACAAGGACAAGAATGTGTTTGGCGTTCCCTTGATGGTGCACGTGCAACGTTCCGGCCAGCCTCTTCCCCTCAGCCTGCAGCAGGCCCTGCGTTACCTGAGGAGCCAATGCCTGGACCAG GTGGGTCTTTTCCGTAAGTCAGGGGTGAAGTCTCGTATTCTGGCACTGCGGCAGATGAATGAGAGCTCTTCAGACAACGTGAGCTATGAGGACCAATCAGCTTATGATGTAGCAGATATGGTGAAGCAGTTCTTCAGAGATCTACCAGAGCCTCTTCTCACCAGCAAGCTGGGAGAGACCTTCCTCCACATTTACCAGT ATGTGCCTAAGGATCAGAGATTGCAGGCCATCCAGGCAGCCATTATGCTCATGTCAGACGAGAACAGAGAGGTGCTGCAGACACTGCTCTGCTTCCTAAGTGATGTCACGTCCAATGTGGAGGAGAACCAGATGACCCCTATGAACATCGCAGTGTGTctggccccctccctcttccacctCAACATCCTGAAGATGGACAACATCTCCCCCAG GGCCATGCAGAAGAAGTACGCCACGGGCCGGCCCGACCAGAAGGATCTGAATGAGAACCTGGCGGCAACACAGGGCCTTGCTCACATGATCGTAGAGTGCAACCGCCTGTTTGAG ATCCCTCATGAGATGGTGACCCAGTCGAGGAACTCCTacgtggaagctgaactgcaggCCCCAACAATGGAGGAGCTGTTCAGGCAGTTGGAGGATGACGATGGGACCTATCAAACACACATGGAGATCAGACTGCACAACCTGCTCAAAGAGGCCAGAGAGAAATCTAAACACTGGGTGTCCTGCCCCAGTACTGACAACACTGAGCTCTACTATAAGAAG GTAGGTGATGGGAGCCCTCTGCGGCGATGGcgcgtgtgtgttgaggtggagGCTCCGCCCTCTGTGGTGCTGAACCGTGTGGTGCGAGAGCGCCACTTGTGGGACGTGGATCTGCTGCAGTGGAAGGTCCGTGACACGctggacaaacagacagaggtgTTCCAATATGTCCTCAACCGCATGGCTCCTCACCCAAGCAGGGATTTTGTTGTCCTCAG GACTTGGAGGACAGACTTGCCCAAAGGCACGTGTTCCCTGTTGTCTGTGTCCATTGAGCATGAGGACTGTCCTCCTGTTGGTGGGGTACGAGGTGTGGTCCTGGAATCCAGCTACCTTCTGGAGCCTTGTGGCTCCGGGAagtccagactcacacacatctgcagaGTGGACCTAAA AGGGAGAACTCCAGAGTGGTATAATAAAGTGTTTGGTCACCTTTGTGCTGCTGAAGCTGCTCGAATCCGCAACTCCTTCCAGCCCCTGACTGCCCAAGGCCCTGAGACCACCATCTGA